A section of the Sander vitreus isolate 19-12246 chromosome 19, sanVit1, whole genome shotgun sequence genome encodes:
- the LOC144534637 gene encoding uncharacterized protein LOC144534637: MFNGLPLKCLDRKASSTTATHTTAAPTSAVPTTATSTTAAPTTATSTTAASTTAASTTAASTTAASPTAAPITLAPEPVYSLSVALEGEPFSDALTDTSSSEFKNLKERVINTCSAIYKKQFGNKFDHCNVKKFSAFNRPPTRVTGTEATIEVVFNRTTPIADLPQNNVIAEVLEKAVTNTNNTFSVSINPASVNLLEGPVPTTTTAPTTAAPTTATATSTSLTTGISTTAATTTAAPTTARVSFRSVQSTFTNDLLNPSSTAFKNRAAMIKGQLEPVFHRTFPSSFKSLEVVSFRSGSVINTIDLNFVSPFAPNNTQIANTLINAASSVSGFDIEGSSINVNGISSSGVSQKMSLVTASCLVLLSWLLSSQQ; the protein is encoded by the exons ATGTTTAACGGATTGCCGTTGAAATGTCTTGACAGAAAAG CTTCATCTACAACAGCTACACATACAACAGCAGCACCTACATCAGCTGTGCCTACAACAGCTACATCTACAACAGCAGCACCTACAACAGCTACATCTACAACAGCTGCATCTACAACAGCTGCATCTACAACAGCTGCATCTACAACAGCTGCATCTCCAACAGCTGCACCAATCACTTTGGCCCCTGAACCTGTGTATAGCCTCTCTGTAGCCTTGGAAGGGGAACCTTTCTCAGATGCCCTTACTGACACCAGCAGCAGTGAATTCAAAAACCTTAAAGAACGAGTCATAAATACG TGTTCTGCAATATACAAAAAACAATTTGGAAACAAGTTTGACCACTGCAACGTGAAAAAGTTCAG TGCCTTCAACAGACCTCCAACACGAGTGACTGGAACTGAAGCAACTATTGAGGTTGTGTTCAATAGGACTACTCCTATTGCAGATCTCCCACAGAATAATGTCATTGCTGAAGTCTTAGAAAAAGCTGTGACTAATACAAACAATACCTTCAGTGTGAGCATAAATCCAGCCTCAGTCAATTTACTAG aaGGTCCAGTTCCAACTACAACCACAGCACCTACAACTGCGGCACCTACGACTGCAACAGCTACATCTACCTCACTAACAACTGGCATATCTACTACTGCTGCAACTACAACAGCAGCACCTACAACAGCAAGGGTGTCTTTCAGATCTGTTCAAAGCACATTTACAAATGACTTGCTTAATCCATCATCTACAGCTTTTAAAAATCGGGCTGCAATGATAAAGGGACAG CTTGAACCTGTTTTCCATAGGACATTCCCTTCCTCCTTCAAGTCCTTGGAAGTGGTTTCATTCAG GAGTGGATCAGTCATCAACACCATTGACCTTAACTTTGTAAGCCCATTTGCTCCTAATAACACTCAGATTGCAAACACTTTGATCAACGCAGCTTCGAGCGTCAGCGGCTTCGACATTGAAGGCAGCTCCATCAACGTGAATGGCATCT CATCAAGTGGAGTAAGCCAGAAGATGAGTCTCGTCACCgcatcctgccttgtactgttGTCATGGCTACTGTCAAGCCAACAATAG
- the aco1 gene encoding cytoplasmic aconitate hydratase, whose translation MSATVNNPFQRIVEPLDSTDPKKQFYNLSKLGDPRYDRLPFSIRVLLESAVRNCDGFLVKRSDVESILNWKQTQTQTVEVPFRPARVILQDFTGVPAVVDFAAMRDAVMKLGGDPEKINPVCPADLVIDHSIQVDFNRKSDSLQKNQDLEFDRNRERFQFLKWGSKAFRNMRIIPPGSGIVHQVNLEYLARVVFNYDGYFYPDSLVGTDSHTTMIDGLGVLGWGVGGIEAEAVMLGQPISMVLPEVVGYKLSGTPDKFITSTDIVLTVTKHLRQVGVVGKFVEFFGPGVAQLSIADRATIANMCPEYGATAAFFPVDNVSIQYLKQTGREAEQLAYITKYLKAVAMFRDYNDVSQDPDYTRVVELDLSTVVPCCSGPKRPQDRIAVSDMKTDFETCLGAKQGFKGFQVAPERHSTGVPFQFDGKEYTLSHGSVVIAAITSCTNTSNPSVMLGAGLLAKKAIECGLSVKPYIKTSLSPGSGVVTTYLKESGVMDYLYQLGFEVVGYGCMTCIGNSGPLPEPVVNAITQGDLVAAGVLSGNRNFEGRVHPNTRANYLASPPLVIAYAIAGTVRIDFEKEPVAINSEGKEIFLRDIWPTREEIQAVERTFVIPSMFKEVYEKIEKVNERWNSLVAPSDKLYTWDPKSTYIKSPPFFDGLTMELKPPKSIHDAYVLLNFGDSVTTDHISPAGNIARNSSAARYLTNRGLSPRDYNSYGSRRGNDDVMARGTFANIRLFNKFLNKQAPQTIHLPTGETLDVFDAAERYQQSGVPLLVLAGKEYGSGSSRDWAAKGPFLLGIKAVVAESYERIHRSNLVGMGVIPLEYLEGDTADSLGLTGRERYTIIIPEQLTPQMIVDVKLDTGKTFQVRMRFDTDVELAYFRHGGILNYMIRKMSKN comes from the exons ATGTCTGCGACTGTGAATAATCCCTTTCAACGTATAGTTGAGCCTCTGGACTCCACGGACCCAAAGAAGCAGTTTTACAATCTTTCCAAACTCGGAGATCCAAGATATG ATCGTCTGCCCTTCTCCATCCGGGTCCTCCTGGAGTCTGCTGTCAGGAACTGTGATGGGTTTCTGGTAAAGCGCTCGGATGTCGAAAGCATCCTCAACTGGAAGCAGACCCAGACTCAAACTGTGGAGGTACCATTCAGACCAGCTCGGGTCATCCTCCAGGACTTCAC TGGCGTCCCTGCAGTGGTGGACTTTGCTGCCATGCGTGATGCGGTGATGAAACTAGGCGGTGACCCAGAGAAGATTAATCCTGTTTGCCCTGCTGATCTCGTCATCGATCATTCCATCCAGGTGGACTTTAACAGGAA GTCTGATAGCCTTCAGAAAAACCAGGACTTGGAGTTTGACCGCAACAGAGAGAGATTTCAGTTCTTAAAG TGGGGCTCTAAAGCCTTCAGGAACATGCGGATCATTCCTCCTGGTTCAGGGATTGTTCACCAGGTCAACCTGGAGTACTTGGCTAGAGTGGTGTTTAACTATGATGGGTACTTCTACCCTGATAGCCTGGTGGGCACCGACTCCCACACCACAATGATTGATGGGCTGGGAGTCCTGGGCTGGG GTGTGGGTGGAATTGAGGCAGAGGCTGTCATGCTTGGTCAGCCAATAAGCATGGTCCTGCCTGAGGTGGTGGGATACAAGCTGTCCGGGACCCCAGACAAGTTCATTACCTCCACTGACATTGTCCTCACAGTTACTAAG CACCTCCGTCAGGTGGGTGTTGTTGGGAAGTTTGTGGAGTTTTTTGGCCCAGGTGTTGCTCAGCTGTCCATCGCTGACAGAGCCACAATCGCCAACATGTGTCCAGAGTACGGAGCCACAGCAGCTTTCTTCCCCGTGGACAACGTCAGCATTCAGTACCTCAAGCAGACCG GGAGAGAAGCAGAGCAGCTGGCCTACATTACAAAGTACCTGAAGGCAGTGGCCATGTTCAGAGACTACAACGATGTCTCTCAGGATCCAGATTACACTCGG gttgtAGAGCTGGATCTCAGCACCGTGGTTCCATGCTGCAGTGGCCCCAAAAGACCTCAGGACAGAATTGCTGTGTCTGACATGAAAACCGACTTTGAAACCTGCCTGGGAGCAAAG CAAGGTTTCAAGGGTTTCCAGGTGGCTCCGGAGCGTCACAGCACTGGGGTCCCCTTCCAGTTCGATGGAAAAGAGTATACATTAAGCCACGGCTCTGTAGTCATCGCTGCCATCACCAGCTGCACCAACACAAGCAACCCATCCGTCATGCTTGGAGCCG GGCTCCTTGCAAAAAAAGCAATAGAGTGTGGCTTGAGTGTGAAGCCGTACATAAAGACCAGCCTGTCGCCCGGCAGTGGCGTGGTCACCACTTACCTAAAGGAGAGCGGTGTTATGGACTACCTCTATCAGCTGGG CTTTGAGGTTGTTGGCTATGGTTGCATGACCTGTATAGGCAACAGTGGGCCACTCCCAGAGCCGGTGGTGAACGCCATAACCCAG GGAGATCTGGTTGCTGCAGGTGTCCTATCAGGAAACCGAAACTTTGAAGGGAGAGTCCACCCCAACACCAGAGCAAACTACCTGGCTTCTCCACCTCTAGTCATTGCCTATGCTATAGCCGGCACTGTGAGGATAGACTTTGAGAAAGAACCCGttg CCATTAACTCTGAAGGCAAAGAGATTTTCCTGAGGGATATCTGGCCCACACGGGAGGAGATCCAGGCTGTGGAGAGAACATTTGTCATCCCATCCATGTTCAAAGAAGTCTATGAGAAGATTGAG AAAGTGAATGAACGCTGGAACTCTCTGGTTGCTCCCTCTGACAAGCTGTATACCTGGGACCCCAAATCAACCTACATCAAGTCACCGCCGTTCTTCGATGGTTtg ACCATGGAGCTGAAGCCACCCAAGTCCATACATGACGCCTACGTGCTGCTGAACTTTGGAGACTCTGTCACCACTGACCACATTTCTCCTGCCGGGAACATTGCCAGGAACAGCTCTGCAGCACGCTACCTGACCAACAGGGG TTTGAGCCCTCGTGACTACAACTCGTACGGCTCGCGTCGAGGTAACGACGATGTCATGGCCAGAGGGACGTTTGCCAACATCCGCCTCTTTAACAAGTTCCTCAACAAGCAGGCGCCACAAACCATTCACCTGCCAACTGGAGAAACG CTGGATGTGTTTGATGCTGCAGAGAGATACCAGCAGTCCGGCGTCCCTCTGCTGGTTCTCGCAGGGAAGGAGTATGGCTCGGGCAGCTCCAGAGACTGGGCAGCTAAGGGCCCTTTCCTACTG gGTATTAAGGCAGTTGTGGCAGAGAGCTATGAGCGGATCCACCGCAGTAACCTAGTTGGGATGGGAGTGATTCCTCTGGAGTATTTAGAAGGAGACACTGCTGACAGCCTGGGACTGACCGGCCGAGAGCGCTACACCATCATCATCCCCGAGCAGCTCACGCCCCAGATGATAGTCGATGTCAAG CTCGACACCGGGAAAACATTCCAAGTGCGGATGAGATTCGACACGGACGTGGAGCTGGCGTATTTCCGCCACGGAGGCATCCTCAACTACATGATCCGCAAGATGTCCAAAAACTAA